The DNA window ACCAGGCCGCATCGACGTTGCGCGCACCGTCGACGTTGAGCGAGTAATAATTCGCCGTTCCTTTCCACGGGCAAACCGTCGTCGTCGCGCTTTGCTCGAGCAATGCGCGGTTCACGGATTCAAGCGGAAAGTAGTGATTCCCCTCCACGACTACCGTGTCGGGCGACTCAGCGATGACCTGGCCGTTCCAGATTGCTTTCATGGCTTCTCATCCAGTGGTGGGAAAGCTTTTCGACCGGACCGTGCGGCGCCTATCCCCGCTTGGCCTCGAAGTCGCTGGCGTCGTGCCGCTCTGGCAGGCGTTCCTCTTCCGGCCCC is part of the Immundisolibacter sp. genome and encodes:
- a CDS encoding DUF427 domain-containing protein translates to MKAIWNGQVIAESPDTVVVEGNHYFPLESVNRALLEQSATTTVCPWKGTANYYSLNVDGARNVDAAWYYAQPKPAAAQVAGRVAFWRGVQIVDSA